One part of the Xiphophorus hellerii strain 12219 chromosome 17, Xiphophorus_hellerii-4.1, whole genome shotgun sequence genome encodes these proteins:
- the ing3 gene encoding inhibitor of growth protein 3 — MLYLEDYLEMIEQLPMDLRDRFTEMREMDLQVQNATDQLEQKVTEFFLNAKKNKPEWREEQMEIIKKDYYKALEDADEKVQLANQIYDLVDRHLRKLDQELAKFKMELEADNAGITEILERRSLEMDSPSQPVNNHHVHSHSSSEKRKYSAPTHHTTEHVPEKKFKSEALLSTLTSDASKENTPGCRANSTSSSTNSVYSVNPSQPLASYSLTSLPAGPGAGAGAITMAAAQAVQATAQMKEGRRTSSLKASYEAIKNNDFQLGREFSLTRENSGYSSSALASTLTQNLTPSAASDSRGRKSKSSIKSSNHQSSSSSSSSSLSSCSSSSALAQELSQQAAVLPEADANSQVDWTYDPNEPRYCICNQVSYGEMVGCDNTDCPIEWFHYGCVGLTEAPKGKWFCPQCTAAMKRRGSRHK; from the exons ATGTTGTATCTGGAGGACTACCTGGAGA TGATCGAGCAGCTTCCCATGGACCTCCGCGACAGGTTTACGGAAATGAGGGAGATGGACCTGCAGGTTCAGA ACGCCACGGACCAGCTGGAGCAGAAGGTCACAGAGTTCTTCCTCAACGCCAAGAAGAACAAGCCGGAGTGGAGAGAGGAGCAGATGGAGATCATCAAGAAG GATTACTACAAAGCTCTGGAGGACGCTGATGAGAAGGTGCAGCTGGCCAATCAGATTTATGACCTG GTGGACCGGCACCTGCGGAAACTGGACCAGGAACTGGCCAAGTTTAAGATGGAGCTGGAGGCCGACAACGCTGGCATCACCGAGATCCTGGAGAGGC GGTCTCTGGAGATGGACAGCCCGTCTCAGCCCGTCAACAACCACCACGTCCACTCCCACAGCAGCTCAGAGA AGAGGAAGTACAGCGCCCCGACACACCACACCACCGAACACGTTCCAGAGAAGAAGTTCAAGTCCGAAGCTCTGCTGTCCACACTCACGTCGGACGCCTCCAAGGAGAACACTCCAG GTTGCCGTGCCAACAGCACGTCCTCGTCCACCAACAGCGTCTACAGCGTGAACCCGTCCCAGCCGCTGGCGTCCTACAGCCTGACCTCGCTGCCTGCCGGGCCCGGCGCCGGAGCCGGCGCCATCACCATGGCGGCGGCCCAGGCCGTCCAAGCCACGGCTCAG ATGAAAGAGGGCCGACGGACCTCCAGCCTGAAGGCGAGCTACGAGGCGATCAAGAACAACGACTTCCAGCTGGGTCGGGAGTTCTCTTTGACCCGGGAGAACTCGGGCTACTCTTCATCGGCGCTGGCCTCCACCTTGACCCAGAACCTGACCCCCAGCGCCGCCTCCGACTCCCGCGGACGCAAGTCCAA gagCTCCATCAAGTCTTCCAACCACCAATCGTCTTcgtcgtcctcctcttcctcgctgtCTTCCTGCTCGTCTTCGTCGGCGCTGGCCCAGGAGCTTTCCCAGCAGGCCGCGGTTCTGCCGGAAGCCGACGCCAACAGCCAGGTGGACTGGACCTACGACCCCAATGAGCCGCGCTACTGCATCTGCAACCAG GTTTCCTATGGAGAGATGGTCGGCTGTGACAACACAGAT TGCCCCATTGAGTGGTTCCACTACGGCTGCGTGGGCCTGACCGAGGCACCCAAAGGGAAGTGGTTCTGCCCCCAGTGCACGGCCGCCATGAAGAGGAGGGGCAGCCGCCACAAATAG